The genomic interval gcaccaagctgtctgtctaaactactggcacgtagctcggacacccatacataccccacaagacatgtcacaagaggtctcttcacaggccccaagtccagaacagactattggAGGGACACAGTACTAcagagagccatgactacatggaactctactccacatcaagtaactgacgcaagcagtaaaattagataaaaaaaacagattaaaaaacactttatggaacagcggggactgtgaagcaacacaaacattggcacagacacacacacacacacacacacacacacacacacacacacacacacacacacacacacacacacacacacacacacacacacacacacacgataacatacgcactatacatacacatgaatttagtactgtagatatgtggtaggagTTAGATAGGAGTTAGGGtaaaggattaaggttaggggaagggttagctaacatgctaagtagttgcaaagttgctaattagctaaaacgttagttgtccgtgatgagatccGAACACGCAacgtttgggttgctagacgtttgcgTTATACGCCCACCAATCCACCCCAACCAATTTTGCTTAAGTAACAttttgtcttatgtaaccataccaaacgtactgtaacatatcatactaatttgagtgtcttggatttacatttactatgtcaCGTCTAGTCTATGAAGCCGGACTGACAAAACATACAGTAATGGCTAAAGTATCTATGCAGTCATTTATTGCAATACCATATGGTTTCACTTTGTCAAATGAGTCGATATGCCATATCGGCGTCGTGCGCGCCTAAGCTTCACGCCTTGAGAATTGAGTGAACAGCTTGATTATAGATCTTTCGTatagtgtcttgtgttactacAAACCCTCTCTGAGTTTCATGGAGATGCAACCATCTTTAGTCTTGTATTTATCTATTACCGTTGATTTCACTTTGCACATACTCCAATACCACATCCAGGTCCGTGTGGTTCTTCCTTCTGAAAAGACCCAGTCTGTGACAAAACCTCTTTGAGGTCCTAACACTTACACTAATATGGTTATTACGTGCAAAAAGAGCAAGGATTTACTTGTTACTAAAGCCAATTCTAAAGTATAGTTGTAAGgaggtgtgatatatggccaatataccatggctaagggctgtttgtAGCGTAatgcaacacggagtgcctggacacagcccttagccgtggtatattggccatataccacaaacccttgaggtgccttattgctattataaactggtcactagcgtaattagagcagtaaaaatacatattttgtcatacggtctgatataccacagttgtcagccaatcagcattcagggctcaaaccacccaattgatatatttttttattacaatCCTCCTTCATAGGATGTGTGCTGCTAAAATGACAGAAGGGAGCTTGCATGTGGAATCCTGCAAGGCCCCTATGTTTTACAGACAAGCTGAACCGGCCACAGGTGAAGTCAATCTGTCCGTCCTACTTCTGCACGGCATCCGTTTCTCATCTGAGAACTGGCTCAATATAGGAACACTGGAGACATTGGCCAAAGCTGGCTGTCGTGCAGTGGCCATCGACCTACCAGGTGAGCTTCGGTTGTAAATAGTAGTAAGTGAGAATGTATTACTCAATTAATCTCTGACCTGTAACAccacctctctcccacctctctctttctctcccctctccccacccccAGGTTTTGGCCAATCTAAGTCAGCAGTAGCCCCCTCTGCTGTAGGAGAGCTGGCCCCTGGTGGGTTCCTGAAGCAGGTGTGTGAGGCACTGGGGATGGGGCCAGTGGTGGTGGTCAGTCCCTCCATGAGTGGTATGTACTCCCTGCCCTTCCTCTTCCAGCACGAGGCTCTGGTCCGGGCTTACATCCCTGTGGCTCCCATCTGCACTGAGAAATTTACAGCAGAGCAGTACAGCAGCATACAGG from Salvelinus fontinalis isolate EN_2023a chromosome 18, ASM2944872v1, whole genome shotgun sequence carries:
- the abhd14b gene encoding protein ABHD14B, which codes for MCAAKMTEGSLHVESCKAPMFYRQAEPATGEVNLSVLLLHGIRFSSENWLNIGTLETLAKAGCRAVAIDLPGFGQSKSAVAPSAVGELAPGGFLKQVCEALGMGPVVVVSPSMSGMYSLPFLFQHEALVRAYIPVAPICTEKFTAEQYSSIQTPSLIVYGDQDAQLGEVSLGNLRSLANHKVAVMKGAGHACYLDDPATWHRALTDFLNTL